The following DNA comes from Meleagris gallopavo isolate NT-WF06-2002-E0010 breed Aviagen turkey brand Nicholas breeding stock unplaced genomic scaffold, Turkey_5.1 ChrUn_random_7180001938421, whole genome shotgun sequence.
ctggccgttctgtggcGCTGAGCGGGGCTGCGCTCCTTGCAGGCGGCTGCGGGGCCATGTATGAGATCCACATCGAATCGGAGGAGTTCCGGGAGAAGCGGATAGTGCAGCAGCATCAGATGGTGAATCAGGTGAGGGcatgcagagcagggctgcatgGCCCTGAATGGGGAGCCCTGCTTTTCAAAGCACCCACCTTTGTGTTGCGGTGGGAGTCGGCCCTTATGTTCATCTTTTGCAGGCGCTGAGCGAGGAGATCAAGAGCATGCATGGGCTGCGCATCTTCACCTCCGTGCCCAAATCCTGATGGAGCTGAGCGCTGCAGAAGGGGGTGTAggggggggctgcagggggtgACCTGCCCAATAAACGTGTAGCTGCATGAGGAGGCTCCTGGACCGGCACTcgggggggtggggagggacaGTGCTGCTACAGCCCCCACCCAAGGGGAGCTCTGCAAAGAGAATAATGCACCCAGAGTGCAAGCAGCAGGGGGGCACAAAGATACGACAGCCATTAGAAAGgagagcaggaagaagaaacttTATTGCCTTGCCAACATGGTCCCTGCCCCTCCCCCTGCCCTCgcccctcccccctcccccagctGGGGCAGAAAAGCTGCTCTGCACCCCAAGGGGCAGGCTCCCCTTGccaggcactttttttttttcctcccccatcACTGCTGCCATGAGGGGAGCTTAAGGCTCTTGGCCAAAGTGCATCTAAATCCAAAAAAAGCACTTCCGAAAATAAGCTGTGCCTCTGCTGCCCTTCCCCCATGGGAAGCACACGCTGGACACAACCCCAGGATGGCCACGTGGGATCTGAGGAAAGCTTTGCTCcagcactgaaaacagcagtgtGGCATTCTGGAACTTCGCctgcacaaaacaaaacaacccgCTGCAAGCTGTACATCTGAGTTCCTCACTGCAATTCTTGCCAGACTTGAGTATgtagtttagaaaaaaagtgGACGCCTGTGCCAGGCATCACAGCTCAGCCACCAGTTACAAGGTGACgcaggctgctgcagcacagtaCAAACACTGTTTTGCCAAAGGCCTGCGAGACCCAGTGAGGCAGCGCCAGCCAGCACATCATCCGGCTCTTTGGGGCTTGTGTCACTGAGGGTGAAGGGGAGAATGGCTGTggacaaagcagaaaggagtGGCCACGACTGGAAGTTGAGTGGGTCTTCCCAGGAAAAGTTTATCTGTCTTTGGAACCCAGCTTCTCAATGAGTTCCTGCAGCGGAGCCAATTCCCGCCTGTCGATCAAGTTGAATTCCTGGtaggaaaaaagcaacagcagaacTGAACACGCTGCTGAAAGAACCCCTAGGAATTAGAGCTCCAGGTCCAGCCAACAAGCATACAGCTGCAGCCACCTCAGCTGTTTCTCTGGAGAAATTCAAGCATTTCAGGCAAACTGAACTTCGTTGTGTGGCTGAGAAGTGCCAGGCTGCTCAGCGCAATGGGCTGCCATGCTGTcacaaaatactgaaacaatGGGCAAGGAGAGAATAGCTGCTGTTGCTATCAGAATGAGTTACTGAATTATAACCCCTTCCCCTCTCAGATTCTCTTAGAAGTCTGGTCCTTTtgctaataaataaaagtagAGAGGAAAATTCAAGCATTTACAGCCAGCTTGCATAAGTAAACCCCACAGAGCTCATGCATGGAGAGTAAGAGCTGAGCTACCTCCCTTACAGCACTGTTGTAGCccttcagaaagaaagcaggctTGTAAATTCTAACTCCCTTTAAAAGCAAATGGGAACAAAAACCCCCGGTAGAGGCAGTTGAGCAGCTGTTGTGCACCTCACCTGCACAAAGAAGATAAAGTGCTTGAAGGAGGTGTTGAGGtgtgcctcctcctgcagccgCATGACGGAGTCGAAGTGCTGGTGGTAAATGTGGGCGTACACACGGAAGAGTCGCTTCAGGATGGTCTTGGCCACAGACATGAAGTTCTTGGGAAAAGGGACACCTGAAAAGCACGGGCAAGCTTCAGTTTGGGCAGAAGTATTTACGAAACAACGAAACAAACCACcaagacttgaaaaaaaaatcactaagaCTTCCTGGTGGCACTGTGGCTTGGTCCTGGACACAAGGCACGGCGTGTTGTGCCACTGCAATTACCAATCTTTGAAGGGAAGAGGGTTTCGTCATCCAGCTGATCCTGAACCCACGTCATCAAGTAATCAATGTACTTCGGAGCTGAGCACTTAATTGGCTTCTTTATGTTGGTACCGTCTGCCCAGTGGTACTCATATCTGTTgggtgaaagaaaaaataaattccttggCCTAATGGggaaagaagcagcattttcagGCCCTGTTCTGGCCACTGGGCCCCACAGCTTCTTCCTTATCGTGGCAAGGAATGACTTTGCAAAACAAGTATTCTGTGTGGTGCTTTGCCTTTACGTCTGAGCTCCTCGAGCCCAATACAACAGCCCGGGTTAACATCTCCATCCCAACAACTGCAGCAATAGCCACCAGGGTTCAACCCTCAAAAGCGACGTTCAGCTTTGCCACAACCTCCTCTGATATCAACTTAAAGTGAGACAAAAAATGGCTGAAGGGAAAGGGAGGGGGGCAACCCCCCACCTCCTGAGTTACTGCACGTTTGGCCTTCAGCCACCAGCCAGGAATTCAGCTCTCCTTCAGAGAAGTGCCCACCAGCACGTGGGACAGCTGACTTTCCAAAGACCATCCGGAGGCCCCACGTCAGCCTTCTGAAAACCACCCTCTCAAAGTGACACGTGCTTATCAGTCTCACAGTGCCCCAGAACTGGGACAGATGTCTACGAGAACACCATGCAGCAAGGAACTTCCTCAGCAATTTTTTGTACAATCCCtacagagagggagagaaaattACGTTTTTTGGTTGATGTTTCTCAACAACCACCAAGTAAAAATGAACAGTGCACTTCAAACAGGAAGTCCTTACAGGAAGCATCCCTAGATATAGAAACAGGAACTCACAATCTAGATACTTCTGGTTAGAAAAGCAGGGCAGGATTTTACACAGCGCTGCAAATATTGCTCCCCAGCCAGCCCCCATGccatgctttgttttctccttccatGGTGCCTCAGCCTGCTCCCAAAAATCCCTTGCTCTCTTCAGCAATCTGATCTCAGCACCTGCTGGGTTCTTGCTCTCTCATGTCCTGCCCCATTAGCAGCTCTGGTTTTAGAACTGCATGCACTCAAAAACCACACGATGGCCTCTCAGACTGAGACGTGACTAAATGCTGACAGCAAGATCtggcacttccatgtcaggttAAATCTCTcaattttccttcaaattaaTCTGCTCCTGGTACCACACAGCCTCCCTAACAGCCCACAGGGTTTCAGACACAGGTGAGTGACTGCAGGAACACAATGCTGTACCCAAACCCCATCCAGACACATCCCATCCTCTTCAGCCTTGGGACACACGCTTCAGAAGCCATCCAGCCATTTtcccaacacaaactgcagctGTAGACCACCACAAACTTCTTACCTTGGTCCAGCAGACATGACTGGACAGCTTGCCTCTGTGCAAAACTCTGTGATGGTCCCATACAGCATATTGATTTGGTTGAAGAAATCCACCGCTGGAAAGGAAACATATCAAGATGATTCCAATTTGCAACTCGTAAATAACTGCTTTAAGTTCCAGACACCTTAATTCTAAATGTCAGTCCTCAGGTCTTACTCCCAATTCCAAAAATAGCCACTCACAGATCTAATTGCCTTTAGAAGTCTGAACtcaaagaaaatgcagtctGAAACAACTGCATGTATTTGCTTCTCACTTTTTGCATATTTCCAGAGCACAACACTGCTCTGACACACGAACGGTCCTAACACTTACTGCCCTTTTATCCTTACTCATTTAAACAGAATACAGCTGGGATAGGAATTTCATTTTGGgagattttctgtttgtttcttttaggaTGAAAAGCAGAGATCTGTATCCTTCCACTCCACTTCCACACACTGGTGGATCTCTGTCTCCCAGGACTTACTGTTAACTGCAATCCACTCATTAAGGTCCTCTCCCTCCGGCAGCATAACTGCTTGCCTGAGGTTGCCACTCCCAAGAGTGGCTTCTGCATGTTTCAGGAGCTCATACTGATGGGAGCCTTCAGGAATATTCTTCTTGGGTTTGAATGTTTTCGAAGATCGACTCccactgagaaaacaaagagaaacactTCCAGTGAGCCCTTGAGCAGCAATCCCTTCTCAGAAGCATTTCCCTCCCACTTGAGCATCACCCATTGCTCTTTGCCACTTGGCAGGTCCAGCTGTGATGACGCCagacctttttttcctccaccatCAGGGTAACAGACCCTACATGTGACCGTTTCTGACAGCCACATGCACTCTTCCCTCTTCAAATCACAAGGAGCATTTGGTACAAAGGCCCAAAGACAGACCAGCGATGGCTGCATTCAGTCACACTGCGGACAAGCCAACATAACTCCACCCACGAGCAAAACTGCTGGCTGACTGAGTCGATTTAACAGGGCGAAGGCACACTGTAGGAAACAATCTGCTTAGGATAGCAGCTTAACACCCTCCAGCT
Coding sequences within:
- the BOLA3 gene encoding bolA-like protein 3, coding for ERVSRVLREKFPRASAIRVVDISGGCGAMYEIHIESEEFREKRIVQQHQMVNQALSEEIKSMHGLRIFTSVPKS
- the MOB1A gene encoding MOB kinase activator 1A — translated: EGIAAQGLTGSVSLCFLSGSRSSKTFKPKKNIPEGSHQYELLKHAEATLGSGNLRQAVMLPEGEDLNEWIAVNTVDFFNQINMLYGTITEFCTEASCPVMSAGPRYEYHWADGTNIKKPIKCSAPKYIDYLMTWVQDQLDDETLFPSKIGVPFPKNFMSVAKTILKRLFRVYAHIYHQHFDSVMRLQEEAHLNTSFKHFIFFVQEFNLIDRRELAPLQELIEKLGSKDR